One Pseudonocardia sediminis DNA window includes the following coding sequences:
- a CDS encoding DUF3592 domain-containing protein, producing MTSPASDVLAESRATAARLLRAARRRIPEILIGLGVVLTVLAVLALAGAFVDDVRIASNRATTAASVLDGSTYWRTVVQFVDDQGGLRTPAVYYPAGLEAGQSIYVEYDTTNPLRVRVAGRSAVDGILPMAGGLVVLWLVLAPVIVWLRRRRAAA from the coding sequence GTGACCAGTCCCGCGAGCGACGTCCTGGCCGAGAGCCGGGCCACCGCGGCCCGGCTGCTGCGGGCCGCCCGGCGCCGCATCCCGGAGATCCTGATCGGTCTCGGCGTCGTGCTCACGGTGCTGGCCGTGCTGGCGCTGGCCGGGGCGTTCGTCGACGACGTCCGGATCGCCTCGAACCGCGCGACCACCGCCGCGAGCGTGCTGGACGGGTCGACGTACTGGCGCACCGTCGTGCAGTTCGTCGACGACCAGGGCGGGCTCCGCACCCCGGCCGTGTACTACCCGGCGGGGCTCGAGGCCGGGCAGAGCATCTACGTGGAGTACGACACGACGAACCCGTTGCGGGTCCGGGTGGCCGGGCGCAGCGCCGTCGACGGGATCCTGCCGATGGCCGGCGGGCTGGTCGTGCTGTGGCTGGTCCTGGCGCCGGTCATCGTGTGGCTGCGTCGCCGTCGTGCCGCCGCCTGA
- a CDS encoding PIG-L deacetylase family protein, with amino-acid sequence MDAAPYAPLPEDADRILVVVAHPDDMEYGGSGAVARWTAQGREVTYLLVTRGEAGIDTMAPPECGPVREAEQRAAAAAVGVDVVEFLDHPDGLIEYSAGLRRDIAAAIRRHRPQLLVTGNHHDTWPGGGRNMADHVHTGRAVIDAARDAGNRWLFPGVGGEPWDGVRAVAVAASPEARHAVDITATFDRAVASLAAHRAYLDALGGAMADPETFLRGGAAEAGARLPGAELATPFELIEL; translated from the coding sequence ATGGACGCTGCGCCGTACGCACCCCTGCCCGAGGACGCCGACCGGATCCTGGTGGTCGTCGCCCACCCGGACGACATGGAGTACGGCGGCTCCGGGGCCGTCGCCCGGTGGACGGCGCAGGGCCGGGAGGTGACGTACCTGCTGGTGACGCGGGGTGAGGCCGGCATCGACACGATGGCGCCGCCGGAGTGCGGCCCGGTCCGCGAGGCCGAGCAGCGGGCCGCCGCGGCGGCCGTCGGGGTGGACGTCGTGGAGTTCCTCGACCACCCGGACGGTCTGATCGAGTACTCGGCCGGCCTGCGCCGCGACATCGCTGCGGCGATCCGCCGGCACCGCCCGCAGCTGCTCGTGACGGGCAACCACCACGACACCTGGCCCGGCGGCGGGCGGAACATGGCCGACCACGTGCACACCGGGCGGGCGGTGATCGACGCCGCGCGCGACGCCGGGAACCGGTGGCTGTTCCCGGGGGTGGGCGGCGAGCCGTGGGACGGCGTGCGCGCCGTCGCCGTCGCGGCCTCCCCGGAGGCCCGCCACGCCGTCGACATCACCGCGACGTTCGACCGCGCGGTCGCCTCGCTCGCCGCGCACCGCGCCTACCTCGACGCCCTCGGCGGGGCCATGGCCGACCCGGAGACGTTCCTGCGCGGCGGCGCCGCGGAGGCGGGGGCGCGACTGCCCGGGGCGGAGCTGGCGACGCCGTTCGAGCTGATCGAGCTCTGA
- the menD gene encoding 2-succinyl-5-enolpyruvyl-6-hydroxy-3-cyclohexene-1-carboxylic-acid synthase, translating into MNPSTTQARVIVDELARCGVAEAVLCPGSRNAPMAFALRDADTAGRIRLHVRTDERTAGFLALGLSLSSGRPVPVVVTSGTAVANLHPAVLEASHAGVALLALTSDRPPELLGTGASQTIDQSRIFGAAVRWTGATAVATDDPRAPARWRSTVARAVAAATGAPGTPPGPVQLNLPFLEPLVPDGDAGRAGDLGGRPDGLPWTEVSPVHRAAPPLPLDPSAPTLVVAGSGGPDVDPALLAGAPVVAEPSSPLWCHATRTAPWLLGRPELRPEQVLVVGRPTLHRGVSALLADPGVAVYAVAGAHGEPWTDVAGAVRAVGSVPPLRPPPEFRDAWHAADGAASAALDAALSSGEGDGAPGLRLARDLVAAQPGGAQLVIGSSNPVRDVALAAAPRAGLTMRANRGVAGIDGTVSTAVGAALAHDGPTVALLGDLTLLHDTTGLYLGPYEPRPDLTLVVLNDDGGGIFHLLEQGSEQHARSFERVFGTPTGVDLQALASAAGIGYARFTGDPADLVAQRGAGVRIVEVRARRDGLRDTHAALRGIVERAADRAVERVRTG; encoded by the coding sequence ATGAACCCGTCCACCACCCAGGCCCGGGTGATCGTCGACGAGCTCGCCCGGTGCGGCGTGGCCGAGGCGGTGCTGTGCCCGGGCTCGCGCAACGCCCCGATGGCGTTCGCCCTGCGCGACGCGGACACCGCCGGGCGGATCCGCCTGCACGTGCGCACCGACGAGCGCACCGCCGGGTTCCTGGCCCTGGGATTGTCGCTGTCCTCCGGACGCCCGGTGCCGGTGGTCGTCACGTCCGGGACGGCGGTGGCGAACCTGCACCCGGCCGTGCTGGAGGCCTCGCACGCCGGGGTGGCGCTGCTCGCGCTGACCTCGGACCGCCCGCCGGAGCTGCTCGGCACCGGCGCCAGCCAGACGATCGACCAGTCGCGGATCTTCGGCGCCGCGGTGCGCTGGACCGGCGCGACGGCGGTCGCCACCGACGACCCGCGCGCCCCGGCCCGCTGGCGGTCCACGGTCGCCCGGGCCGTCGCCGCCGCGACCGGGGCACCCGGGACGCCCCCGGGGCCGGTTCAGCTGAACCTCCCGTTCCTCGAGCCGCTCGTCCCCGACGGCGACGCCGGCAGGGCCGGTGACCTGGGCGGACGTCCGGACGGGCTGCCGTGGACCGAGGTCTCCCCGGTGCACCGCGCCGCGCCGCCGCTGCCGCTGGACCCCTCCGCCCCGACGCTGGTCGTCGCCGGGTCCGGGGGGCCGGACGTCGACCCGGCGCTGCTCGCGGGCGCCCCCGTCGTCGCGGAGCCGTCCTCACCGCTGTGGTGCCACGCCACCCGGACCGCGCCCTGGCTGCTCGGCCGCCCGGAGCTGCGCCCGGAACAGGTGCTGGTGGTGGGCCGCCCGACGCTGCACCGCGGCGTCTCCGCGCTGCTCGCCGACCCCGGCGTCGCCGTGTACGCCGTCGCCGGGGCGCACGGCGAGCCCTGGACCGACGTCGCCGGTGCCGTGCGCGCGGTCGGCTCGGTGCCGCCGCTGCGCCCGCCGCCGGAGTTCCGCGACGCCTGGCACGCCGCCGACGGGGCCGCCTCGGCCGCGCTGGACGCCGCCCTGTCCTCCGGCGAGGGCGACGGCGCCCCCGGCCTGCGCCTGGCCCGCGACCTGGTGGCCGCCCAGCCCGGCGGCGCGCAGCTGGTGATCGGCTCGTCGAACCCGGTGCGCGACGTCGCCCTGGCCGCCGCGCCGCGGGCCGGGCTCACGATGCGGGCCAACCGCGGCGTCGCCGGCATCGACGGCACGGTGTCCACCGCCGTCGGCGCGGCCCTGGCCCACGACGGCCCGACCGTCGCCCTGCTCGGCGACCTGACGCTGCTGCACGACACGACCGGGCTCTACCTGGGCCCGTACGAGCCGCGCCCGGACCTGACGCTGGTCGTGCTCAACGACGACGGCGGCGGCATCTTCCACCTGCTCGAACAGGGGTCGGAGCAGCACGCGCGCTCGTTCGAGCGGGTGTTCGGCACCCCGACCGGGGTGGACCTGCAGGCGCTGGCCTCGGCCGCGGGGATCGGCTACGCGCGGTTCACCGGCGACCCCGCCGACCTCGTCGCACAGCGGGGCGCGGGCGTGCGGATCGTCGAGGTGCGGGCGCGCCGCGACGGCCTCCGGGACACCCACGCCGCGCTGCGGGGGATCGTCGAGCGCGCCGCCGACCGGGCGGTGGAACGGGTCCGGACCGGCTGA
- a CDS encoding MFS transporter, translating to MSEVRGATSPSGAPPERSSIVKIVSASMLGTTVEWYDFFLYGVAAAIVFPAVFFPDADPTAGTLLSLGTFAIGFVARPLGGLVFGHYGDKIGRKKLLVLSLLMMGVSTFLIGLLPGYATIGIAAPLLLVLLRLVQGFALGGEWGGAVLIVSEHGDPARRGFWASWPQAGAPAGQLLANGLLAVMAVVQSEAAFESWGWRIPFLLSAVLVLIGLYVRLSVEESPVFRDAQARAAERAAAGTRDVMPILDVLRLYPREVLTAMGARFAENVAYYIFTIVVSTYMQVRFGLPTSFVLGAVLIGAAVHIVTIPIWGAVSDRVGRRPVYLFGAVGIGAWAFAFFALLDTQNFALVATAVVVGLLFHGAMYGPQAAFLSELFGTKVRYSGVSIGYQLASVLAGGLAPLIAASLLAVYGNGYAIAIYVAACSVVTIVAVATYSETRTRRLDADDALPPAR from the coding sequence ATGTCCGAGGTACGGGGCGCGACCAGCCCGTCCGGTGCACCACCGGAACGCTCGTCGATCGTCAAGATCGTGTCCGCGTCGATGCTGGGCACGACCGTCGAGTGGTACGACTTCTTCCTCTACGGCGTCGCCGCCGCGATCGTGTTCCCGGCCGTGTTCTTCCCGGACGCGGACCCGACCGCGGGCACGCTGCTCTCGCTGGGCACGTTCGCGATCGGGTTCGTCGCCCGGCCGCTGGGCGGGCTCGTGTTCGGCCACTACGGCGACAAGATCGGCCGCAAGAAGCTGCTGGTCCTGAGCCTGCTCATGATGGGCGTCTCGACGTTCCTGATCGGCCTGCTCCCGGGCTACGCGACGATCGGGATCGCCGCACCGCTGCTGCTGGTGCTGCTGCGGCTGGTGCAGGGCTTCGCGCTCGGCGGCGAGTGGGGCGGCGCGGTGCTGATCGTCTCCGAGCACGGTGACCCGGCCCGGCGCGGGTTCTGGGCGAGCTGGCCGCAGGCCGGCGCACCGGCCGGGCAGCTGCTCGCGAACGGGCTGCTGGCCGTGATGGCGGTCGTGCAGAGCGAGGCGGCGTTCGAGTCCTGGGGCTGGCGGATCCCGTTCCTGCTCTCCGCGGTGCTGGTGCTGATCGGGCTGTACGTGCGCCTGTCGGTCGAGGAGTCGCCGGTGTTCCGCGACGCCCAGGCCCGCGCGGCCGAGCGGGCCGCGGCCGGCACGCGCGACGTGATGCCGATCCTGGACGTCCTGCGCCTGTACCCCCGCGAGGTCCTGACCGCGATGGGCGCGCGGTTCGCCGAGAACGTCGCCTACTACATCTTCACCATCGTCGTGAGCACGTACATGCAGGTGCGGTTCGGGCTGCCGACGTCGTTCGTGCTGGGTGCGGTGCTGATCGGGGCGGCGGTGCACATCGTGACGATCCCGATCTGGGGTGCGGTCTCGGACCGGGTCGGGCGGCGCCCGGTGTACCTGTTCGGCGCGGTCGGGATCGGGGCGTGGGCGTTCGCGTTCTTCGCCCTGCTCGACACGCAGAACTTCGCGCTGGTCGCGACCGCCGTCGTCGTCGGGCTGCTGTTCCACGGCGCGATGTACGGGCCGCAGGCGGCGTTCCTGTCCGAGCTGTTCGGCACGAAGGTGCGGTACTCCGGCGTCTCGATCGGCTACCAGCTCGCGTCGGTGCTGGCCGGCGGGCTGGCGCCGCTGATCGCGGCGTCGCTGCTCGCGGTGTACGGCAACGGCTACGCGATCGCGATCTACGTCGCGGCCTGCTCGGTGGTCACGATCGTCGCGGTGGCGACGTACTCGGAGACGCGGACCCGGCGCCTCGACGCCGACGACGCGCTGCCCCCGGCGCGGTAG
- a CDS encoding isochorismate synthase — MTAAPATTALRVRTRPIRLTGPLLDVLPADSGVLSWVREGEGIVGWGEVARFTGTGPDRFADADRWWQEFCAGLDVRDDVALPGTGAVAFASFTFADDSPGSVLVVPRVVVGRRGSRAWMTEIVPAGGPEPAPSALPAVTPVRPGGRLRYSDGRVSPSRYRTVVAEAARRMRAGELGKAVLAHDVVARAETPLDPRFLLHGLSRGYPTCWSYAVDGLVGATPELLLRLSDGLVESRVLAGTIWPGERRDQTPSTSSGTYDLGGALFGSGKDRREHAYAVDSLAASLRPLVRDLEVPAAPRVLTLPNVSHLASDVRGHLDPARPVSLLGLLGAVHPTAAVGGTPTAAAAALISEIEGMDRGRYAGPVGYLDTRGGGELGIALRCAELDGATARLFAGCGIVADSDPDVEVREAAAKMRAVREALQG, encoded by the coding sequence GTGACTGCCGCACCGGCCACCACGGCGCTGCGGGTCCGGACACGGCCGATCCGGCTGACCGGCCCGTTGCTCGACGTGCTGCCCGCGGACTCCGGTGTGCTCAGCTGGGTGCGCGAGGGCGAGGGCATCGTCGGGTGGGGCGAGGTCGCACGGTTCACCGGCACCGGGCCCGACCGTTTCGCCGACGCCGACCGCTGGTGGCAGGAGTTCTGCGCGGGCCTCGACGTCCGCGACGACGTGGCGCTGCCGGGTACCGGGGCGGTCGCGTTCGCCAGCTTCACCTTCGCCGACGACTCCCCCGGCTCGGTGCTGGTCGTGCCGCGGGTCGTCGTCGGGCGCCGTGGCTCGCGGGCCTGGATGACCGAGATCGTCCCGGCCGGCGGCCCGGAACCCGCACCGAGTGCGCTGCCCGCCGTGACGCCGGTCCGTCCGGGCGGGCGGCTGCGCTACTCCGACGGACGGGTCTCGCCGAGCCGCTACCGCACCGTCGTCGCCGAGGCCGCGCGCCGGATGCGCGCTGGCGAGCTCGGCAAGGCCGTCCTGGCGCACGACGTCGTCGCCCGCGCCGAGACGCCGCTGGACCCGCGATTCCTGCTGCACGGGCTGTCCCGCGGCTACCCGACGTGCTGGAGCTACGCCGTCGACGGGCTGGTCGGGGCCACCCCGGAGCTGCTCCTGCGCCTGAGCGACGGGCTCGTCGAGTCGCGGGTGCTGGCCGGGACGATCTGGCCGGGCGAGCGGCGCGACCAGACCCCGTCGACGTCGTCGGGGACCTACGACCTGGGCGGCGCGCTGTTCGGCTCCGGCAAGGACCGCCGCGAGCACGCCTACGCCGTCGACTCCCTCGCCGCGTCGCTGCGCCCGCTCGTGCGCGACCTCGAGGTCCCCGCGGCGCCGCGCGTGCTGACCCTGCCGAACGTCTCGCACCTGGCCAGCGACGTGCGCGGGCACCTCGACCCGGCGCGTCCGGTGTCGCTGCTCGGGCTGCTCGGCGCCGTGCACCCGACCGCCGCCGTCGGCGGGACCCCGACCGCCGCGGCCGCCGCGCTGATCTCCGAGATCGAGGGGATGGACCGCGGCCGCTACGCCGGGCCGGTCGGCTACCTCGACACCCGCGGCGGCGGTGAGCTGGGCATCGCGCTGCGCTGCGCCGAGCTCGACGGCGCCACGGCGCGGCTGTTCGCCGGCTGCGGGATCGTCGCGGACTCCGACCCCGACGTCGAGGTCCGGGAGGCCGCGGCGAAGATGCGCGCGGTCCGCGAGGCGTTGCAGGGCTGA
- a CDS encoding alkene reductase, producing MSTPLSPDSPLLRPETVGAWSLANRVWLAPLTRNRADADGTPNALQAEYYAQRAGAGLIVSEGSQPSAVGQGYPNTPGVYSDAHKAGWARVADAVHEKDGTIVVQLMHAGRISHTDSNGGATPVSSSAVQAAGQIFTANGMQDHSTPRALEADELPGVAQEFAHAAKLAVDAGIDGVELHAANGYLLHQFQADGVNARTDAYGGSAENRARFTLEVAKATVDAIGADRVGIRISPGHPFNDITEDDLSVYEVLVSGLAALGLAYLHVIAEADDPIVDKLRSAWPTTFVLNTGFGTDSDRDVLAELIENGTTDAVAVGRPFLANPDLVRRWTRGAELNEPQQETFYGGGAEGYTDYPALQS from the coding sequence GTGAGCACCCCGCTCTCCCCCGACAGCCCGCTCCTGCGCCCGGAGACCGTCGGCGCCTGGTCGCTGGCGAACCGCGTGTGGCTCGCGCCGCTGACCCGCAACCGCGCCGACGCCGACGGCACCCCGAACGCGCTGCAGGCGGAGTACTACGCCCAGCGCGCCGGTGCCGGCCTGATCGTCAGCGAGGGCAGCCAGCCCTCCGCCGTCGGCCAGGGCTACCCGAACACCCCGGGCGTCTACAGCGACGCCCACAAGGCCGGCTGGGCCCGCGTCGCCGACGCCGTGCACGAGAAGGACGGCACGATCGTCGTGCAGCTGATGCACGCCGGTCGCATCTCGCACACCGACTCCAACGGCGGCGCCACGCCGGTCTCGTCGTCGGCCGTGCAGGCCGCGGGCCAGATCTTCACCGCGAACGGCATGCAGGACCACAGCACGCCGCGTGCCCTCGAGGCCGATGAGCTCCCCGGCGTCGCGCAGGAGTTCGCCCACGCCGCGAAGCTGGCCGTCGACGCCGGTATCGACGGCGTGGAGCTGCACGCCGCCAACGGCTACCTGCTGCACCAGTTCCAGGCCGACGGCGTGAACGCCCGCACCGACGCCTACGGCGGGTCCGCGGAGAACCGCGCCCGGTTCACCCTCGAGGTCGCGAAGGCCACCGTCGACGCCATCGGCGCCGACCGGGTCGGCATCCGGATCTCCCCCGGGCACCCGTTCAACGACATCACCGAGGACGACCTGTCGGTCTACGAGGTCCTCGTGTCCGGCCTGGCCGCGCTCGGCCTCGCCTACCTGCACGTGATCGCCGAGGCCGACGACCCGATCGTGGACAAGCTGCGCTCCGCGTGGCCGACGACGTTCGTGCTCAACACCGGCTTCGGGACCGACTCCGACCGCGACGTCCTGGCCGAGCTGATCGAGAACGGCACCACCGACGCCGTGGCGGTCGGCCGCCCGTTCCTGGCCAACCCGGACCTCGTCCGGCGCTGGACCCGGGGCGCCGAGCTCAACGAGCCGCAGCAGGAGACGTTCTACGGCGGCGGCGCCGAGGGCTACACCGACTACCCGGCCCTGCAGTCCTGA
- a CDS encoding inositol monophosphatase family protein gives MTVASLPLPQLPTPEPVDPGLLSRALEAAGRLANDAAEVISATIGRDHSGGRPATTGTKANPFDWVTDTDRTLERHTRRVLAAEFPLFPVVGEEYGADAAAEHAPMRWVVDPVDGTANYVAGLPWCAYSLALVDASGPAVGVVADPGRGQIYAAARGRGFRANGVPVRALAQPVVAGSLVCAEDPEAGFVSRVRNAHAGVRVLGSAALAVTQVALGHAVAAVLERYHEWDVAGALCLAREAGAVVVDRSGRPDPMPSGGLLVVRPEVCHEMLRLWWG, from the coding sequence ATGACGGTCGCCTCGTTGCCGCTCCCCCAGCTCCCGACGCCGGAGCCGGTCGACCCCGGTCTGCTCTCCCGCGCGCTGGAGGCGGCCGGACGGCTGGCCAACGACGCCGCCGAGGTCATCTCGGCGACGATCGGGCGCGACCACTCCGGTGGCCGCCCCGCCACCACCGGGACGAAGGCGAACCCCTTCGACTGGGTCACCGACACCGACCGCACCCTGGAACGCCACACGCGCCGGGTGCTGGCCGCGGAGTTCCCGTTGTTCCCGGTCGTCGGCGAGGAGTACGGCGCCGACGCCGCGGCCGAGCACGCGCCGATGCGCTGGGTCGTCGACCCGGTGGACGGCACGGCGAACTACGTCGCCGGCCTGCCCTGGTGCGCCTACAGCCTCGCGCTCGTCGACGCCTCCGGCCCGGCCGTCGGGGTGGTCGCCGACCCGGGGCGCGGGCAGATCTACGCCGCCGCGCGCGGGCGGGGCTTCCGGGCGAACGGCGTCCCGGTCCGCGCCCTGGCCCAGCCGGTCGTGGCGGGCTCGCTGGTCTGCGCGGAGGACCCGGAGGCCGGGTTCGTGAGCCGGGTCCGGAACGCGCACGCGGGCGTCCGGGTGCTGGGCTCGGCCGCGCTCGCGGTCACCCAGGTCGCGCTGGGCCACGCGGTGGCCGCGGTGCTGGAGCGCTACCACGAGTGGGACGTCGCAGGGGCGCTGTGCCTGGCCCGCGAGGCCGGGGCGGTCGTGGTCGACCGGTCCGGGCGGCCGGACCCGATGCCCTCGGGCGGCCTGCTGGTCGTCCGGCCCGAGGTCTGTCACGAGATGCTGCGGCTCTGGTGGGGTTAG
- a CDS encoding glycosyltransferase: MRIVQLANFYGPRSGGLRTALTALGTGYVARGHEVVLVVPGARARDERMPGGIRRIEVPAPLLPGTGGYRAVDPWRVTRLLERLRPDAIEVSDRLTLRGLGGWAARRGVPSVVVSHERLDRLLDQFLLPDRPARALADLANTRMAAAYDTVVCTTSFARAEFDRIGAANVRQVPLGVDLATFSPRRHDAGLRRDLVSGAGTLLVHCGRLSPEKHPERSVDAVAALHDAGASVHLVVAGDGPRRAALERRASGLPVTFLGFVGDRPRLASLLASADVSIAPGPHETFGLSALEALASGTPVVVSRSSALPEIVTSDAGHPACGASAEDSPEAFAAGITTVLAADPDGRRHAARSRAEQFGWPESVEGMLASLTAAA; this comes from the coding sequence GTGCGGATCGTCCAGCTCGCGAACTTCTACGGTCCCCGCTCCGGCGGCCTGCGCACGGCGCTGACGGCGCTGGGCACGGGCTACGTCGCGCGCGGGCACGAGGTCGTGCTCGTGGTGCCCGGCGCCCGTGCCCGCGACGAGCGCATGCCCGGCGGGATCCGGCGGATCGAGGTCCCGGCGCCGCTGCTGCCCGGCACCGGGGGCTACCGCGCCGTCGACCCGTGGCGGGTGACGCGGCTGCTGGAGCGGCTGCGCCCGGACGCGATCGAGGTCTCCGACCGGCTCACGCTGCGCGGCCTCGGCGGGTGGGCGGCGCGGCGCGGGGTGCCGAGCGTCGTCGTGTCGCACGAGCGCCTCGACCGGCTGCTCGACCAGTTCCTGCTCCCGGACCGGCCCGCCCGCGCGCTGGCCGACCTGGCCAACACGAGGATGGCCGCGGCCTACGACACGGTCGTGTGCACGACGTCGTTCGCGCGCGCCGAGTTCGACCGGATCGGGGCGGCGAACGTGCGCCAGGTCCCGCTCGGGGTCGACCTGGCGACGTTCTCCCCGCGCCGGCACGACGCCGGGCTGCGCCGCGACCTGGTCTCCGGTGCGGGCACGCTGCTGGTGCACTGCGGCCGGCTGTCACCGGAGAAGCACCCCGAGCGCAGCGTCGACGCCGTCGCCGCGCTGCACGACGCGGGCGCGTCGGTGCACCTGGTCGTCGCCGGTGACGGGCCGCGGCGGGCCGCGCTGGAACGCCGCGCGTCCGGGCTCCCGGTGACGTTCCTGGGCTTCGTCGGCGACCGCCCGCGCCTGGCGAGCCTGCTCGCCTCGGCGGACGTCTCGATCGCGCCGGGCCCGCACGAGACGTTCGGGCTCTCCGCGCTGGAGGCGCTGGCCAGCGGTACCCCGGTGGTGGTGTCGCGGTCCTCGGCGCTGCCCGAGATCGTCACCTCCGACGCCGGGCACCCGGCCTGCGGCGCCTCCGCCGAGGACTCCCCGGAGGCGTTCGCCGCCGGGATCACGACGGTGCTGGCCGCCGACCCCGACGGTCGACGGCACGCCGCCCGCTCGCGCGCCGAGCAGTTCGGCTGGCCCGAGTCGGTGGAGGGGATGCTGGCCAGCCTGACCGCGGCGGCCTGA
- a CDS encoding glycosyltransferase family 4 protein: MRVAIVSECFLPVVNGVTNSVLRVCEHLRAGGHDVLVVAPGASEPESHEGIPVVRIPALELPVVNSMPVGVPSRRILTALRTFRPDVVHLAAPFVVGARGLAAARRLNVPTVAIYQTDVAGFAASYGLGLTARAAWRWTCRLHNQADRTLAPSSWATGALRDRGVARVHQWARGVDTRRFTPSRRSESWRARLAPNGELLVGFVGRLAPEKQVDRLAVLGDLPGVRLVVVGDGPSAERLREMLPGAAFLGQRGGDELADIYASLDVFVHTGQAETFCQAVQEALASGVPAIAPDAGGPRDLVLPGLTGYLVAPRPDGGEPGDPATDAADRELREAVLALTDPARRAAFGSAARQSVLRRTWTAVGDELLAHYGDVLRAGERHVPVHAA; the protein is encoded by the coding sequence GTGCGAGTCGCCATCGTGTCCGAATGCTTCCTGCCCGTGGTCAACGGCGTCACCAACTCGGTCCTGAGGGTGTGCGAGCACCTGCGCGCCGGTGGGCACGACGTCCTCGTCGTCGCCCCGGGGGCCAGCGAACCGGAGAGCCACGAGGGCATCCCGGTCGTCCGGATCCCGGCGCTGGAGCTGCCCGTGGTCAACTCGATGCCGGTCGGCGTGCCGAGCCGGCGGATCCTCACCGCGCTGCGGACGTTCCGGCCCGACGTCGTGCACCTGGCGGCGCCGTTCGTGGTCGGCGCCCGCGGTCTGGCCGCCGCCCGGCGGCTGAACGTGCCGACGGTCGCGATCTACCAGACCGACGTCGCCGGTTTCGCCGCGTCCTACGGCCTCGGGCTGACCGCCCGGGCGGCGTGGCGCTGGACGTGCCGCCTGCACAACCAGGCCGACCGCACGCTGGCCCCGTCGAGCTGGGCGACCGGCGCGCTGCGCGACCGCGGTGTCGCGCGGGTGCACCAGTGGGCCCGCGGCGTCGACACCCGCCGCTTCACCCCGTCGCGGCGCTCGGAGTCCTGGCGCGCCCGGCTGGCCCCGAACGGGGAGCTGCTGGTCGGGTTCGTCGGGCGTCTGGCCCCGGAGAAGCAGGTCGACCGCCTCGCCGTGCTGGGCGACCTGCCCGGCGTGCGGCTGGTCGTCGTCGGCGACGGGCCGAGCGCGGAGCGGCTGCGCGAGATGCTGCCGGGTGCGGCGTTCCTCGGCCAGCGTGGCGGTGACGAGCTCGCCGACATCTACGCCTCGCTGGACGTGTTCGTGCACACCGGGCAGGCCGAGACGTTCTGCCAGGCCGTGCAGGAGGCCCTGGCCTCCGGCGTCCCGGCGATCGCCCCGGACGCGGGCGGCCCGCGCGACCTGGTGCTGCCCGGCCTCACCGGCTACCTCGTCGCGCCGCGGCCCGACGGCGGCGAGCCCGGCGACCCGGCCACCGACGCCGCCGACCGCGAGCTGCGCGAGGCCGTCCTGGCGCTGACCGACCCGGCACGCCGGGCCGCGTTCGGCTCGGCCGCCCGGCAGTCGGTGCTGCGCCGCACGTGGACCGCGGTCGGCGACGAGCTCCTCGCCCACTACGGCGACGTCCTGCGCGCGGGAGAGCGCCACGTGCCGGTGCACGCGGCCTGA